A genomic segment from Brevundimonas mediterranea encodes:
- a CDS encoding ribonuclease HII, whose amino-acid sequence MAKAPANPKAFPTLALETVLIQRVNGPVCGVDEAGRGPWAGPVSAAAVILNPDDLPPGIDDSKALTEKRRAALEPEIKARAVAWGVGFASVEEIEDLNILHATGLAMCRAVEQLAVQPAAALVDGNYRFRLPCEIQTVVGGDGLSLSIAAASILAKTARDRLMIDLDAQYPGYGFARHKGYNAPIHQAALKTLGPCPAHRRGWSPIRALLEQV is encoded by the coding sequence ATGGCTAAAGCCCCCGCGAATCCGAAAGCCTTCCCCACCCTGGCGCTCGAGACCGTGCTGATCCAGCGCGTCAACGGCCCCGTCTGCGGCGTGGACGAGGCGGGGCGCGGGCCCTGGGCGGGGCCGGTGTCGGCGGCGGCGGTGATCCTGAACCCCGACGATCTGCCGCCGGGCATCGACGACTCCAAGGCCCTGACCGAAAAGCGCCGCGCGGCGCTGGAGCCCGAGATCAAGGCCCGCGCCGTCGCCTGGGGCGTCGGATTTGCCTCGGTGGAGGAGATCGAGGACCTGAACATCCTGCACGCCACCGGCCTGGCCATGTGTCGGGCGGTGGAGCAGTTGGCGGTCCAGCCGGCGGCGGCTCTGGTGGACGGCAATTACCGGTTCAGACTGCCGTGCGAAATACAGACTGTGGTCGGCGGCGACGGCCTCTCCCTGTCGATCGCAGCGGCGTCGATCCTGGCGAAGACGGCGCGCGACCGGCTGATGATCGATCTGGACGCGCAGTATCCCGGCTACGGCTTTGCGCGGCACAAGGGCTACAACGCCCCCATTCATCAGGCGGCGTTGAAGACACTGGGTCCGTGCCCCGCCCACCGACGCGGCTGGTCGCCCATCAGGGCTTTGCTGGAACAGGTCTGA
- a CDS encoding DNA-3-methyladenine glycosylase I, with amino-acid sequence MTDSHASSRCGWCGTTDPLYIAYHDTEWGVPERDPRALWEKLVLDGFQAGLAWITILRKREGIRDAFDGFDPEIVARYDEADIQRLLGDARIIRSRAKINAAIRGAQIWLEMRDNGEDFSEWLWSFVGGEPIHTPFADFRQAPTQTEQSVAMAKALKKRGFNFCGPVIVYAFMQAVGMVNDHQTTCFRHAQVRAMAGHG; translated from the coding sequence ATGACAGACTCACACGCCTCGAGCCGCTGCGGCTGGTGCGGGACCACAGACCCGCTCTACATCGCCTATCACGACACCGAATGGGGCGTACCGGAACGCGACCCCCGCGCCCTGTGGGAGAAGTTGGTCCTCGACGGCTTCCAGGCCGGCCTCGCCTGGATCACCATCCTGCGCAAACGCGAAGGCATCCGCGACGCCTTCGACGGTTTCGACCCCGAGATCGTCGCCCGCTATGACGAGGCCGACATCCAGCGCCTGCTGGGCGACGCCCGCATCATCCGCTCGCGCGCCAAGATCAACGCCGCCATCCGCGGCGCCCAGATCTGGCTGGAGATGCGCGACAACGGAGAGGACTTCTCCGAATGGCTCTGGTCCTTCGTCGGCGGCGAACCGATCCACACCCCCTTCGCCGACTTCCGCCAGGCCCCGACCCAGACCGAACAGTCCGTCGCCATGGCCAAGGCCCTGAAGAAGCGCGGCTTCAACTTCTGCGGCCCGGTCATCGTCTACGCCTTCATGCAGGCCGTAGGCATGGTCAACGACCACCAGACGACCTGCTTCCGTCACGCCCAGGTTCGTGCGATGGCGGGCCATGGCTAA
- a CDS encoding 3-oxoacyl-ACP reductase translates to MKIADQIVLVTGGARGVGAAAVRAFAREGARVVINWRASGEAATALAAEIGDRAIALQADVTDRAAVDALVAAAQAHFGAPVTTVVNNALDYSFNGDARSQMTDIAWDDLAAQFSTVVRGALNTIQATAPGMAASKFGRVINIGTNLFQNPVVPYHDYTAAKAALLSLTRTAAGDLGPDGITVNMVSGGLLRTTDASAATPEAVFDFIAGMTPLRSVTTPVEFADAVLFFASPWSRAVTGQNLVVDGGLVRD, encoded by the coding sequence ATGAAGATCGCCGACCAGATCGTCCTCGTCACCGGCGGCGCACGCGGCGTCGGCGCGGCCGCCGTCCGCGCTTTCGCGCGCGAAGGCGCCCGCGTGGTGATCAACTGGCGCGCCAGCGGCGAGGCCGCGACCGCCCTGGCGGCCGAGATCGGCGACCGCGCCATCGCCCTCCAGGCTGACGTGACCGACCGCGCCGCCGTCGACGCCCTGGTCGCCGCCGCCCAGGCCCATTTCGGCGCCCCCGTCACCACCGTCGTCAACAACGCCCTGGACTACAGTTTCAACGGCGACGCACGGTCGCAGATGACCGACATCGCTTGGGACGATCTGGCGGCCCAGTTCTCGACCGTGGTGCGCGGCGCCCTGAACACCATCCAGGCCACGGCGCCGGGCATGGCCGCCAGCAAGTTCGGCCGCGTCATCAACATCGGCACCAACCTGTTCCAGAACCCGGTCGTGCCCTATCACGACTACACCGCCGCCAAGGCCGCGCTCCTGTCACTCACCCGCACGGCGGCTGGCGACCTGGGCCCCGACGGCATCACCGTCAACATGGTCTCCGGCGGCCTGCTGCGCACCACCGACGCCAGCGCCGCCACCCCGGAAGCCGTCTTCGACTTCATCGCCGGCATGACCCCGCTGCGGTCGGTGACGACGCCGGTGGAATTCGCCGACGCCGTCCTGTTCTTCGCCTCGCCCTGGAGCCGGGCGGTGACGGGTCAGAACCTGGTGGTGGACGGGGGTTTGGTGCGCGACTGA
- a CDS encoding YgfZ/GcvT domain-containing protein: MPIARLSSRALISITGEEARPFLHNLLTQDVETLGDGELRFGALLSPPGRLLFDLFILGEAEGVLLDVAAERREALIQRLSMYKLRAKVQVAADDRPVFAAWPDAPAGFIFDPRTPLMGGRLYGEAAADATEADYDQHRLSVGVPDPTADAPQDKIYPIEADFDLLNGIDFQKGCFVGQETTSRMKRRGAIKNRMLAIDFDGPPPPFGAEVLKGELRAGEVLSGRQRSDGGGSAMALLRIDRLDGDLTVEGRPVRLRKPSWMGQDVLPASTD; encoded by the coding sequence ATGCCCATCGCCCGCCTCTCCTCCCGCGCCCTCATCTCAATCACGGGCGAGGAGGCCCGGCCCTTCCTGCACAATCTGTTGACCCAGGATGTGGAGACGCTGGGCGACGGCGAGCTGCGGTTCGGCGCCCTGCTGTCCCCGCCCGGCCGGCTGCTGTTCGACCTGTTCATCCTGGGCGAGGCCGAAGGGGTTCTGCTGGACGTGGCCGCCGAGCGCCGCGAGGCCCTGATCCAGCGGCTGTCGATGTACAAGCTCCGCGCCAAGGTCCAGGTCGCCGCCGACGACCGCCCGGTCTTCGCCGCCTGGCCGGACGCCCCCGCCGGCTTCATTTTTGACCCCCGCACGCCCCTGATGGGCGGCCGCCTGTACGGCGAAGCGGCTGCGGACGCGACCGAGGCCGACTATGACCAGCACCGCCTCTCGGTGGGCGTCCCCGATCCGACCGCCGACGCCCCTCAGGACAAGATCTATCCGATCGAGGCCGATTTCGACCTGCTGAACGGCATCGACTTCCAGAAGGGCTGTTTCGTCGGCCAGGAGACCACCTCGCGCATGAAACGCCGGGGCGCGATCAAGAACCGTATGCTGGCCATCGACTTCGACGGTCCCCCGCCCCCCTTCGGCGCTGAGGTTCTGAAGGGCGAACTGCGCGCGGGCGAGGTGCTGTCGGGCCGACAGAGGTCGGATGGCGGGGGCTCGGCCATGGCCCTGTTGCGCATCGACCGTCTCGACGGCGACCTGACCGTCGAGGGCCGCCCGGTGCGCTTGCGCAAACCCTCATGGATGGGCCAGGACGTCCTCCCCGCATCAACCGACTGA
- a CDS encoding alpha/beta hydrolase — MLMLTLALLAGPVSTEIALPAQPAPLHGTLLAPDTATAVAVILPGSGPTDRDGNSPIGVSASTYRLLAEGLAAQGIATVRIDKRGIAASAAAGPAETDLRFDAYVADARAWADEAAGRAGKPCAWLIGHSEGALIALKAVEGGDGPESSKVCGLILLSGAGRPAGAVIREQLAALPEPMKAQAFSALTELEAGRTVADTPPALAALFRPSVQPYLISWLPLDPAVLIAAYGGPVFIGQGTADIQVGVADAQALAAAAAAAAPQATLKLWDGVNHVLKTAPADRAANIAAYSNPDLPLAPDVVEDVAAFIQARTPH; from the coding sequence ATGTTGATGCTGACCCTCGCCCTGCTCGCCGGCCCGGTCTCCACCGAGATCGCCCTGCCCGCCCAGCCCGCCCCCCTGCACGGAACCCTGCTGGCGCCCGACACCGCGACCGCCGTCGCCGTCATCCTGCCCGGCTCCGGCCCGACGGATCGCGATGGGAACAGCCCAATCGGCGTTTCCGCCTCGACCTACCGCCTGCTGGCCGAGGGACTGGCGGCGCAGGGAATCGCCACGGTCCGCATCGACAAGCGGGGTATCGCCGCCAGTGCTGCAGCGGGTCCCGCCGAGACCGATCTGCGCTTTGACGCCTATGTCGCCGACGCCCGCGCCTGGGCCGACGAGGCCGCCGGCCGCGCCGGCAAGCCCTGCGCCTGGCTGATCGGCCACAGCGAGGGCGCCCTGATCGCCCTGAAGGCCGTCGAGGGCGGCGACGGCCCCGAATCCAGCAAGGTCTGCGGCCTGATCCTGCTGTCCGGCGCCGGTCGTCCGGCGGGCGCGGTCATCCGCGAACAACTGGCCGCCCTGCCCGAACCAATGAAGGCCCAGGCCTTTTCCGCCCTGACCGAACTGGAAGCCGGCCGCACCGTGGCCGATACGCCGCCCGCCCTGGCGGCCCTGTTCCGTCCCTCGGTCCAGCCCTATCTGATCTCGTGGCTGCCTCTGGACCCCGCCGTCCTGATCGCCGCTTACGGCGGCCCCGTCTTCATCGGCCAGGGGACCGCCGACATTCAGGTCGGCGTCGCCGACGCCCAAGCCCTGGCCGCCGCCGCCGCCGCCGCCGCCCCGCAGGCGACGCTGAAACTGTGGGACGGCGTCAATCATGTGCTGAAGACCGCCCCCGCAGACCGGGCCGCAAACATCGCCGCCTATTCCAACCCCGACCTGCCCCTGGCGCCCGACGTGGTCGAGGATGTGGCGGCCTTTATCCAGGCCCGAACGCCGCACTGA
- a CDS encoding SdpI family protein — protein sequence MKDRLSLLDYLTLAVFALQAAFALHVGLNGPTTPMPMHWNGQFQVDRWGSRVEFATFLGGMTLIGFIATAGLGLAALRAVSEGDASGGRSLRIGQGISLFVFTVIGLLISWTGLGDATIETGPVVTMAGVSLILLVLGAFLGRVAPNPVVGVRTPWSYKSRLAWDRSNRLAGRLFFLLGLIGLIAAPVAPQPLGALSLTGAALIVAALSVFESWRVWRSDPDRQPF from the coding sequence ATGAAAGACCGCCTGTCGCTGCTGGACTATCTGACCCTGGCCGTCTTCGCGCTCCAGGCGGCCTTCGCCCTGCATGTCGGCCTCAACGGCCCGACCACGCCGATGCCGATGCACTGGAACGGCCAGTTCCAGGTGGATCGGTGGGGCAGCCGGGTCGAGTTCGCGACCTTCCTCGGCGGCATGACCCTGATCGGCTTCATCGCCACAGCCGGTCTGGGCCTGGCCGCCCTGCGCGCCGTGTCGGAAGGCGACGCCTCGGGCGGTCGTTCCTTGCGGATCGGCCAGGGCATAAGCCTGTTCGTCTTCACCGTCATCGGCCTGCTGATCAGCTGGACGGGCCTGGGCGACGCCACGATCGAGACCGGGCCGGTGGTGACCATGGCGGGGGTGTCGCTGATCCTTCTGGTCCTGGGCGCCTTCCTCGGCCGGGTCGCGCCCAATCCGGTGGTCGGGGTCCGCACGCCCTGGAGCTACAAGAGCCGCCTGGCCTGGGACCGCTCCAACCGACTGGCGGGACGCCTGTTCTTCCTGCTGGGCCTCATCGGTCTGATCGCCGCACCCGTGGCGCCCCAGCCGCTGGGCGCCCTGTCGCTGACGGGGGCCGCCCTGATCGTCGCCGCCCTGTCGGTGTTCGAGAGCTGGCGCGTCTGGCGCAGCGATCCCGACCGCCAGCCCTTCTGA
- a CDS encoding metalloregulator ArsR/SmtB family transcription factor encodes MNALFKALSHPVRRRIIAMLRAGPLASGDIAAGFDMSWPTITGHLNALKEAGLVSPEREGQTIRYRLEISAVEEAMAFLMDIAGTGETAQVLPVAQKAPRR; translated from the coding sequence ATGAACGCCCTGTTCAAAGCCCTGTCGCATCCGGTGCGCCGCCGCATCATCGCCATGCTGCGCGCCGGTCCCCTGGCGTCGGGCGACATCGCCGCCGGCTTCGACATGAGCTGGCCGACGATCACCGGTCATCTCAACGCCCTGAAGGAGGCCGGCCTCGTCAGTCCCGAGCGCGAGGGCCAGACCATTCGCTACCGGCTGGAGATCTCGGCGGTGGAAGAGGCCATGGCCTTTCTGATGGACATCGCCGGGACGGGCGAGACCGCCCAAGTCCTGCCCGTGGCCCAAAAGGCGCCCCGTCGATGA
- a CDS encoding TonB-dependent receptor — MTRPTRRFACAASLLALAVAAPALAQEAPSAPAELDEIVVTGSQVRLTSAYAGGQVARGGRVGLLGNLDVMDTPFSTSNYTEALIRDQQARGIGDVLQNDPTVRVSKGFGNFQELYVIRGFPVFSDDMSYNGLYGVLPRQFVAAELIERVEVFRGASAFLNGAAPGGSGVGGAFNLTPKRAGEPLTRLTAGVSGNDEIYAAADLARRFGAEDQWGVRLNLVSRDGEGSVENENGQLRVVGLGLDRRGERARFSADLGWQDHRIDAPRPSVTPGAAIPDAPSADKNFAQRWTYTDEEQLFGAVRGEFDLSDKVTAWAAFGGRQGKEDNSLANPGVDADGNLNAARFDNIREDTVWSGDVGVRADVTTGPLKHRLVASASQVQLKSRNAYTYSDTTVSWNLYTPTFASAPTSYYDGGGDMNDPQVTERSKTSSVAIADVMSLLDGRLLATVGVRYQEIQTSSYNYVTGAFGSGYKGDATTPAFALVYKPSDKISLYANYAEALVPGKTAPMLANAVVAGWGDVAVPVTVTNGGEVLDPFRAEQAEIGLKYDSGSFGGTLSVFRTTLPSALVSITSNGDPVTGARPTGVYTDGGEQENQGVELTVYGEPVSGLRLIGGATWLEAEINRSLTAANAGKSAIGVPDFQINANVEWDVPMVSGLTLEGRAVHTGAQPANATNTLELEEWTRFDAGLRYAFVAGGKDLTVRARVENLADEDQWVAVGGYPGSNYLTLGAPRTFRLSVSAEF, encoded by the coding sequence ATGACTCGCCCGACCCGCCGTTTCGCCTGCGCCGCCAGCCTGCTGGCTCTCGCGGTCGCCGCGCCCGCCCTGGCGCAGGAGGCGCCGTCCGCGCCTGCCGAACTGGACGAGATCGTCGTGACGGGATCGCAGGTGCGACTGACTTCGGCCTATGCCGGCGGGCAGGTGGCGCGAGGCGGCCGGGTCGGCCTGCTGGGCAATTTGGACGTGATGGACACGCCCTTCTCGACCAGCAACTACACCGAGGCGCTGATCCGCGATCAGCAGGCGCGCGGCATCGGCGACGTGCTGCAGAATGATCCGACGGTGCGGGTGTCCAAAGGGTTCGGCAATTTCCAGGAGCTGTATGTGATCCGGGGCTTCCCGGTCTTCTCGGACGACATGAGCTACAACGGCCTGTACGGCGTGCTGCCGCGCCAGTTCGTGGCGGCCGAACTGATCGAGCGGGTCGAGGTGTTTCGCGGCGCCAGCGCCTTTCTGAACGGCGCCGCGCCGGGCGGGTCGGGCGTGGGCGGGGCCTTCAACCTGACGCCCAAGCGCGCCGGCGAACCCCTGACGCGTCTGACCGCCGGGGTGTCGGGCAATGACGAGATCTACGCCGCCGCCGATCTGGCCCGTCGCTTCGGCGCAGAAGACCAATGGGGCGTTCGCCTGAATCTGGTCAGCCGCGACGGCGAGGGCTCGGTGGAGAACGAGAACGGCCAGCTGCGCGTCGTCGGCCTGGGCCTGGACCGCCGGGGCGAGCGCGCCCGCTTCTCGGCCGACCTGGGCTGGCAGGACCACCGCATCGACGCGCCGCGTCCCAGCGTGACGCCGGGGGCCGCCATCCCTGACGCCCCGTCGGCCGACAAGAACTTCGCGCAGCGCTGGACCTACACCGACGAGGAGCAACTGTTCGGCGCGGTGCGCGGCGAGTTCGACCTGTCGGACAAGGTCACAGCTTGGGCGGCCTTCGGCGGTCGTCAGGGCAAGGAAGACAATAGCCTGGCTAATCCGGGTGTAGATGCTGACGGGAATCTAAACGCAGCCCGTTTTGACAACATTCGAGAAGACACCGTCTGGTCGGGCGACGTCGGCGTTCGAGCCGACGTGACGACCGGGCCGCTCAAACACCGTTTGGTCGCCTCGGCTTCGCAGGTGCAACTGAAGTCACGCAACGCCTACACTTATTCCGACACCACTGTTTCCTGGAATTTGTACACTCCCACCTTCGCTTCAGCTCCGACCAGCTACTATGATGGTGGTGGCGACATGAACGACCCGCAGGTGACTGAGCGTTCGAAGACTTCTAGCGTCGCTATTGCTGACGTGATGTCGCTTCTGGATGGTCGTCTGCTAGCGACAGTTGGGGTTCGCTATCAAGAGATCCAGACGAGTTCATACAATTATGTCACCGGCGCCTTTGGGTCGGGCTACAAAGGCGACGCAACCACTCCAGCCTTTGCCCTAGTCTATAAGCCCAGCGACAAGATCTCGCTGTACGCTAACTACGCCGAAGCTCTGGTGCCTGGAAAGACAGCCCCCATGCTGGCTAATGCAGTCGTGGCAGGCTGGGGAGATGTCGCCGTTCCCGTCACGGTTACCAATGGTGGCGAAGTACTAGACCCGTTCCGCGCCGAACAGGCCGAGATCGGGTTGAAGTATGACTCGGGTTCGTTCGGCGGCACGCTGAGCGTCTTCCGCACGACCCTGCCCAGCGCGCTGGTCTCGATCACATCCAACGGAGATCCCGTTACGGGCGCCCGGCCTACAGGCGTCTATACCGACGGCGGCGAGCAGGAGAACCAGGGCGTCGAACTGACCGTCTATGGCGAGCCGGTCTCGGGCCTGCGCCTGATCGGCGGGGCGACCTGGCTGGAGGCCGAGATCAACCGCTCGCTGACTGCGGCCAACGCGGGCAAATCCGCCATCGGCGTGCCGGACTTCCAGATCAACGCCAATGTCGAATGGGACGTGCCGATGGTCAGCGGCCTGACGCTGGAGGGCCGTGCGGTCCATACCGGCGCGCAGCCCGCCAATGCGACCAACACGCTGGAGCTGGAAGAATGGACCCGGTTCGACGCCGGCCTGCGCTACGCCTTCGTCGCCGGCGGCAAGGATCTGACGGTGCGGGCGCGGGTCGAGAACCTCGCGGACGAGGACCAGTGGGTCGCCGTCGGGGGCTATCCGGGTTCGAACTATCTGACCCTGGGCGCGCCGCGCACCTTCCGCCTGTCGGTCTCGGCGGAATTCTGA